GCCACTCATATGATACTTATTATACAGTAAATGTTCATGATTGTATACTGTACTTTTTCTAACAGTGCAAAGCCAACTGCTGCTCTGTGACCTTACTTTGAACTTCAGTCATCCTGTGAAGACCAAAGTTTCAAGGGAGgtagaagaaaagaaaacaaattttgaggAATTACCTTATTCCATCAAGTTCCATGCTGATGCTTCCATTACCAATTCTTCTCTTTGAGCCATTAAAATTTCAGCATGGATTTCTGCTCTGGTTCAAGCTTTTATAATATGACATTTTATGTTATCAGAGTATGAAAAGTAGTATCCGAAGAATGTTTCAATatgtgaaaaacaaatatttgaataaCTCAGAAAagctaaaataataaaaaggcaaATAATTGGTCCATAGTCTATACATTTTCCAAAATCCCCCTTTTTATTAAACAGCTGAGGTTGCTGAGAACAGTGACACGGGAAACTAGATGGCTCAGGAAATTGTTTATAGGACATGACGTATTTCATGTCAAGTTAACTGATCTGAATCGATGCCAACTAGTAACAAAATTAAAAGTATTTACCAGTTAGATCATTGTTTCCCAACTTGGAAAGGTAGTGCTAAGCCCAGATGAGCTCAAGGGCAAGAAAACAGCACAGGGAGGGAAGAAAATGGCATGACGCTTGATTTGCCCAACTGTCTTCCGCACTACAAACCTATAGCTATGAGAAAAATAGCAGGTGACTTCTTGAAAGCCATTCCTCTGCCTGTAGTGACCCCCTAATGCAGCCAGCTACAAGATATTAAGGGAGGAGTAAGGCTGACAAACTTAGAAGCAAGATTCAAACCATGCACATGCcaaaaaatggaattaaatatAAGATCTTAGGCAAATAATGGGACCAGTCCTGTTCCTTATTAAGTCAGTGGGAAAAACTGGGGCCTAATATTTATAACTGATTCTGAATTACAGTTTATATTTTAAGACACAAAATGTCAGTTTCATAAAGAATGTGGAATAGGCACCTATCTCAGGCCTATCAGCCCCACCCTGCTTAGTTGTCTGCTCCCTGGGTAATGAGTTTGGGTGTAAGCCTGTGGCTTGGTCAGGTGAGTAAACATCACATGATGATAGTCAGGATTTGTGCTTTATATAAAAGTGAATCTTCTCAGGATGGAAGGAGATAGACCTCCAGGAAGGAAGGAGGTTCTTGAAGGGTACCTAGCACAGAgggacctgggtctg
This genomic window from Dermochelys coriacea isolate rDerCor1 chromosome 8, rDerCor1.pri.v4, whole genome shotgun sequence contains:
- the C8H5orf58 gene encoding putative uncharacterized protein C5orf58 homolog isoform X2, whose protein sequence is MLKMFNSDFADQQFSLETAIKNIDKMSSELKKLNVQSQLLLCDLTLNFSHPVKTKVSREVEEKKTNFEELPYSIKFHADASITNSSL